Sequence from the Deinococcus arcticus genome:
CCTCTGCCGCTGGTGGCTGCGCTGGTGCTGCTGCTCACGGCGCTGCTGGAAGAAGGATTCAAGTTTGTGGCTGCCACCACGGCCATCACAGAGCTGAGCTTTGACGAACCCATGGACGGCCTTGTCTACGCGGTGACCGCCGCCCTGGGCTTTGCCCTGATGGAAAACGTCACCTATACCCTGGGTTTTGGCAGCGGCGCCGGGGCGTGGCACGCGGTGTTCGCCACGCTGGCCCACGCCCTGTTCAGTGCGCCGCAGGGCTACGCGCTGGGTGGGCTGCACTGGCAACGGGGCCGCGCCTGGGTGGTGCGGGGGCTGGCCGTCAGCGTGATTCTGCACGCGGTGTTCAATGGCCTGCTCGTGGGCAGCGCC
This genomic interval carries:
- a CDS encoding PrsW family intramembrane metalloprotease — encoded protein: MRLSLALPLLLSVALTFAWLWFFVRRDRHPEPLWLLARTFAWGMLAWVIAAAFEASLGHWLASPLPLVAALVLLLTALLEEGFKFVAATTAITELSFDEPMDGLVYAVTAALGFALMENVTYTLGFGSGAGAWHAVFATLAHALFSAPQGYALGGLHWQRGRAWVVRGLAVSVILHAVFNGLLVGSAGWPQLASLGVITLMMIFLAGRYYLAFEAHARQFGPSPYFLHEQAQKRRSS